From the Synechococcus sp. HK01-R genome, one window contains:
- a CDS encoding alpha/beta fold hydrolase, with protein sequence MTSAPLLIGIHGWLLSSRVWEPFQKAWAAGEGNADQGGSVAPASIPLWCPDLPGFGDLKRPRDLAPTLPAYGRWLAVQALRRADGRPLVLMGHSLGASVVLHAADHLQQQAPDSLKALVLIAAGGGIYQPRPFQRLRQGGRLVVLMRPALPLPLGPFQAERRAALGLLVNSTCRGSIRAITELVSRLEVENLWISGSQDRVMEPGYVRHLAGYSPQHALVSLPDCGHLPMQSHPEALASALRGWLQSLARPRSCNSASSA encoded by the coding sequence ATGACCTCCGCTCCCCTTCTCATCGGCATCCATGGCTGGCTGCTGAGCAGCCGGGTCTGGGAGCCCTTCCAGAAGGCCTGGGCCGCTGGGGAGGGGAATGCAGATCAGGGGGGCAGCGTTGCTCCTGCATCGATCCCCCTGTGGTGCCCGGACCTGCCAGGTTTCGGAGACCTCAAGCGTCCCAGGGATCTGGCGCCAACCCTTCCCGCCTATGGCCGCTGGCTCGCCGTGCAGGCCTTACGACGGGCAGATGGCCGACCTCTGGTGTTGATGGGCCATTCGCTTGGGGCCAGCGTGGTTCTCCATGCGGCAGACCATCTTCAGCAGCAGGCACCTGACAGCCTTAAGGCCCTGGTGCTGATCGCGGCCGGAGGCGGCATCTACCAACCGAGGCCTTTTCAGCGCCTGAGGCAGGGGGGGCGGCTGGTGGTCCTGATGCGCCCAGCCTTGCCCCTTCCCCTCGGACCGTTCCAGGCAGAGCGGCGGGCAGCGCTCGGCTTGCTGGTGAACAGCACCTGCCGCGGATCGATCAGGGCCATAACGGAGCTGGTGTCCAGACTTGAGGTGGAGAACCTCTGGATCAGCGGCAGCCAGGACCGGGTGATGGAGCCCGGTTATGTGCGTCATCTGGCTGGCTATAGCCCTCAGCACGCCTTGGTCAGCCTCCCCGACTGCGGCCATCTGCCGATGCAAAGCCACCCTGAGGCCCTGGCCTCGGCACTCAGGGGATGGCTTCAAAGCCTGGCCAGACCACGCTCCTGCAATTCAGCCAGTTCGGCGTAG
- a CDS encoding GNAT family N-acetyltransferase has protein sequence MNRTAWVISTPLLSPQSMVEAYGEGARLCSSPNPQVSLVFSSSRPLDLVELERLLEAVGWSRRPVRRVRRALEHSLITVGLWRHDPRVPRLVGFARCTGDGVLEATIWDVAIHPLYQGAGLGRQLMDYLIDLLREMGTERVTLFADPGVLPFYERLGWELEPNGHRCGFWYAS, from the coding sequence ATGAATCGCACCGCCTGGGTGATCAGCACCCCTTTGCTCTCTCCTCAGTCGATGGTGGAGGCCTATGGAGAAGGCGCGCGACTCTGCAGCTCGCCCAATCCCCAGGTGAGCCTGGTCTTCAGTAGCTCCAGACCCCTTGATTTGGTGGAGCTCGAGCGTTTACTGGAGGCTGTGGGCTGGAGCCGCCGCCCGGTGCGGCGAGTGCGCCGGGCTCTCGAGCACAGCCTGATCACGGTCGGACTCTGGCGGCATGACCCGAGGGTGCCGCGCCTGGTGGGTTTCGCGCGTTGCACAGGAGACGGGGTCTTGGAGGCCACGATCTGGGATGTGGCCATCCATCCGCTTTATCAGGGGGCGGGGCTCGGCCGGCAACTGATGGATTACCTGATCGATCTGCTGAGGGAGATGGGCACTGAGCGGGTCACTCTCTTTGCCGACCCCGGGGTGCTGCCCTTCTACGAACGCCTCGGTTGGGAGCTTGAGCCCAATGGTCATCGCTGCGGTTTTTGGTACGCCAGCTGA
- a CDS encoding TIGR04283 family arsenosugar biosynthesis glycosyltransferase yields MRAERNNREAALPALSVVIPCLNEAARLPLLLADLQRYTPIPELLVVDGGSGDRSAEVAELAGARVLPSVPACRGRQLATGARQAGNSWLLFLHADSRLPRQWPEAVADAMRAADAATNAWYFPLTIEPSTAARRGLERLVNLRSRVVQTPYGDQGLLIHRHLYDASGGFEDLPLMEDLDLVQRVGQRAALRPLSCCIQTDGRRWERDGVLGRSWRNARLRQRWRQGESAQSLAAAYDGSPPPLLQLAYQKPQR; encoded by the coding sequence ATGAGGGCGGAGCGCAACAACCGGGAGGCCGCCCTGCCTGCGCTGAGTGTGGTGATTCCATGCCTCAACGAAGCCGCGCGCCTGCCGCTGCTCCTGGCCGATCTACAGCGCTACACGCCCATCCCAGAGCTGCTGGTGGTGGATGGAGGCAGCGGTGATCGCAGTGCGGAGGTGGCAGAACTGGCTGGGGCAAGGGTGCTGCCTAGCGTTCCGGCCTGCAGGGGGCGCCAACTGGCGACCGGAGCGAGGCAGGCCGGCAACAGCTGGCTTCTGTTTCTCCATGCCGACAGCCGGCTGCCCCGGCAATGGCCAGAGGCGGTCGCAGACGCGATGCGGGCCGCCGATGCCGCCACCAATGCCTGGTACTTCCCCTTGACCATCGAGCCCTCGACAGCCGCTCGCCGGGGACTGGAGCGCTTGGTGAACCTGCGCAGCCGAGTGGTTCAAACCCCCTATGGAGACCAAGGATTGCTAATCCATCGCCACCTCTATGACGCGAGCGGAGGTTTTGAAGACCTTCCTCTGATGGAGGATCTTGATCTGGTGCAGCGGGTCGGCCAGCGAGCGGCGTTACGGCCTCTCAGCTGCTGCATCCAGACCGATGGACGTCGATGGGAGCGGGATGGAGTGCTCGGGCGAAGCTGGAGAAACGCCCGGCTGCGCCAACGGTGGCGACAGGGGGAATCAGCCCAGAGCCTGGCCGCGGCCTATGACGGGAGCCCACCTCCTCTCCTTCAGCTGGCGTACCAAAAACCGCAGCGATGA